In Hirundo rustica isolate bHirRus1 chromosome 4, bHirRus1.pri.v3, whole genome shotgun sequence, a genomic segment contains:
- the LOC120751867 gene encoding histone H5: protein MSDSPIPLPPASATKPKRARSARRPAAHPAYSDMITAAIRADKSRGGSSRQSIQKYVKSHYKVGQNADVQIRLAIRRLLAAGVLKQTKGVGASGSFRLAKASKAKRSPSKKRKKAARRSASPRKPARSRKAKSPAKKPKSAARKARKKSRSPKKAKKPKTVKAKSLKASKPKKAKRSKSRAKSGARKSPKK from the coding sequence ATGAGCGACAGCCCGATCCCACTGCCGCCGGCTTCGGCCACCAAGCCCAAGCGGGCCCGGTCGGCACGGCGGCCGGCGGCCCACCCTGCCTACTCGGACATGATCACGGCAGCCATCCGGGCCGACAAAAGCCGCGGCGGCTCATCCCGGCAGTCCATCCAGAAGTACGTGAAGAGCCACTACAAGGTGGGCCAGAACGCCGACGTCCAGATCAGGCTGGCCATTCGACGCCTGCTGGCCGCTGGAGTCCTCAAGCAGACCAAAGGTGTTGGTGCCTCCGGCTCTTTCCGCTTAGCCAAGGCCAGCAAGGCGAAGAGGTCTCCTTccaagaagagaaagaaggcaGCCAGGAGATCCGCTTCGCCCCGGAAGCCGGCTAGGTCCAGGAAAGCCAAGTCCCCGGCCAAGAAGCCCAAGTCTGCCGCCAGGAAGGCTAGGAAGAAGTCAAGAAGCCCAAAGAAAGCCAAGAAGCCAAAGACTGTTAAGGCCAAGTCCCTGAAGGCATCCAAACCCAAGAAGGCAAAGCGGTCAAAATCCAGAGCCAAGTCCGGTGCCCGGAAATCGCCCAAGAAGTGA